The following DNA comes from Bacteroidia bacterium.
GACGCTTGTTATAGTTTATCTCCACATTCCAATAATGAGTCCCATGACAATAAAGCTAATGGTAACATAACCACCGTGAATAAGCATATATTTCGTGGATTTTCTTTCAAACTGTCCAATAATGAATAAGGACATAGCTACCCATCCAAATCCTGCTAAGAAT
Coding sequences within:
- a CDS encoding DUF1761 domain-containing protein, which encodes MFLIDESTTLSWGATAGFLAGFGWVAMSLFIIGQFERKSTKYMLIHGGYVTISFIVMGLIIGMWR